In Desulfobulbus oralis, one DNA window encodes the following:
- a CDS encoding class I SAM-dependent methyltransferase: MNIGHAPHSAWGRAHLSPARDAHILDIGCGGGANLAHFLRMCPEGLVCGIDFSTVSVAHSLRKNADAVAAGRCEVRLGNASAIPYGEDRFDVVTAFETLYFWPDLPQAFSEAYRVLKPGGLFLICNEATNPECRWTALIEGMQVYTEDTLRGLLAAAGFTDMDSDTGRRGNLCLRARKAPRGNGEEAAAQSGESA, encoded by the coding sequence ATGAATATCGGCCATGCCCCACATTCGGCCTGGGGCAGGGCCCACCTGTCACCAGCCCGGGATGCGCATATCCTGGATATCGGCTGCGGCGGCGGGGCCAACCTCGCCCATTTCCTCAGGATGTGCCCCGAGGGGCTGGTGTGCGGAATTGACTTTTCAACGGTCAGCGTGGCCCACAGCCTGAGAAAAAATGCCGATGCCGTCGCAGCGGGCCGCTGTGAAGTCAGACTGGGCAACGCGTCTGCCATCCCCTATGGCGAGGACCGCTTTGACGTGGTCACCGCTTTTGAAACCCTGTACTTCTGGCCCGATCTGCCCCAGGCCTTTTCCGAGGCGTATCGGGTGCTGAAGCCGGGCGGCCTGTTCCTCATCTGCAATGAAGCGACGAATCCGGAATGCCGCTGGACTGCGTTGATCGAGGGCATGCAGGTCTACACTGAAGATACCCTGCGCGGCCTGCTGGCAGCGGCCGGTTTCACGGACATGGACAGCGATACCGGCAGGAGGGGCAATCTGTGTCTGCGTGCCCGCAAAGCTCCGCGCGGGAATGGGGAAGAGGCGGCGGCCCAATCCGGCGAGAGTGCATGA
- the pgeF gene encoding peptidoglycan editing factor PgeF, with protein MPEVKSALPPALQHPLLQTPHAMFCRLGGVSAGPFATLNLSCHVGDKQDLVQENRRRALAALGLRQLVALQQVHADRVLLLDHMPESGEFSGFDAVITNVPGLALLIQQADCQAVLLHAPGRRVVAAVHCGWRGSVANIIGKTVARMRSAFGVRPAELRAVVSPSLGPCCAEFITYKQELPAWMHAFAATGKPAHFDFWAMSARQLATAGVPAAQIGIMGICTCCNHGYFSFRRAKRENGGLCGRNGSMIGLAAR; from the coding sequence ATGCCCGAAGTGAAGAGCGCCCTGCCGCCCGCATTGCAACATCCCCTGCTGCAAACGCCGCACGCCATGTTCTGCCGTCTGGGCGGGGTGAGCGCCGGGCCTTTTGCCACGCTCAATCTGTCCTGCCATGTGGGCGACAAGCAGGATCTGGTGCAGGAAAACCGGCGACGGGCGCTGGCCGCCCTGGGCCTGAGACAGTTGGTCGCCCTGCAGCAGGTGCATGCCGACCGAGTACTGCTTTTGGACCACATGCCGGAGAGCGGGGAATTTTCCGGATTTGACGCCGTCATCACGAATGTGCCGGGGCTGGCGCTTTTGATTCAGCAGGCGGATTGCCAGGCGGTTTTGCTGCACGCGCCCGGGCGACGGGTCGTGGCCGCGGTGCACTGCGGCTGGCGCGGCAGCGTGGCGAACATCATCGGCAAGACCGTTGCCCGGATGCGGTCCGCATTTGGCGTGCGTCCCGCAGAGCTGCGCGCGGTCGTGAGCCCCTCTCTCGGGCCCTGCTGCGCCGAATTCATCACCTACAAACAGGAATTGCCGGCATGGATGCATGCCTTTGCCGCAACCGGCAAGCCCGCGCATTTCGACTTCTGGGCCATGAGCGCCAGACAGCTTGCGACAGCCGGCGTACCGGCCGCCCAGATTGGGATCATGGGCATTTGCACGTGTTGCAATCATGGGTATTTTTCGTTCCGCCGCGCGAAACGGGAAAACGGCGGCCTGTGCGGCAGAAACGGCTCCATGATTGGACTTGCCGCCCGATAG
- a CDS encoding TRAP transporter substrate-binding protein: MKRSIALFVALGMICGLALAVAPSARAAKPLIVKIAGMKPEGEPETIGMHQFGKYLEELSQGKYKVQVFPNSQLGKEDAYIASTRKGVIQMCATGTQTSALHPAMAMLETPMLYDDLDHARRAMAGKTFELINEGFTEKSGLRTLNAFPLGFRHFYTKKPIKSINDLKGLRMRVPNIPLYTNFAKECGISGQPMPFAEVPGALDQGVIDGGDSPLADIVSLKMYEITPEITLTGHILVIHSLYINDRFYQSLPAEDKKWFDEAARRSADDVWQLVKEGDLKARETITAGGGRITEPTSEFHDYMVEAGKRSWKLFYDTVPNAQAILDSAASYRSK, translated from the coding sequence ATGAAACGGAGTATTGCGCTCTTTGTCGCCCTGGGGATGATCTGTGGCCTGGCTCTTGCCGTCGCGCCGTCCGCCCGGGCAGCCAAGCCCCTCATCGTCAAGATTGCCGGCATGAAGCCAGAGGGCGAGCCGGAAACCATTGGCATGCACCAGTTCGGCAAGTATCTAGAAGAGCTGTCGCAGGGCAAGTACAAGGTGCAGGTCTTCCCCAACAGCCAGCTCGGCAAGGAAGACGCCTACATCGCCAGCACCCGCAAGGGCGTTATCCAGATGTGCGCCACCGGCACCCAGACCTCGGCCCTGCATCCGGCCATGGCCATGCTGGAAACCCCCATGCTGTACGATGATCTGGACCACGCCCGCCGTGCCATGGCAGGCAAGACCTTTGAGCTGATCAACGAAGGCTTCACGGAAAAATCCGGCCTGCGGACCCTGAACGCCTTCCCGCTGGGCTTCCGTCATTTCTACACCAAAAAACCCATCAAGAGCATCAATGACCTGAAAGGCCTGAGGATGCGCGTGCCCAACATTCCGCTGTACACCAATTTCGCCAAGGAATGCGGCATCAGCGGTCAGCCCATGCCCTTTGCCGAGGTGCCCGGCGCGCTGGACCAGGGCGTGATCGACGGCGGCGACAGCCCGCTGGCCGACATTGTGAGCCTGAAGATGTACGAGATTACGCCGGAAATCACCCTGACCGGTCATATTCTGGTCATCCATTCGCTCTACATCAACGACAGGTTCTATCAAAGCCTGCCCGCAGAAGACAAAAAGTGGTTTGACGAGGCGGCCAGGCGTTCGGCCGACGACGTGTGGCAACTGGTCAAGGAGGGCGACCTCAAGGCCAGGGAAACCATCACCGCCGGCGGCGGACGCATCACCGAGCCGACCAGCGAATTCCATGACTACATGGTGGAGGCCGGCAAGCGGAGCTGGAAGCTCTTCTATGACACGGTACCCAATGCCCAGGCCATTCTGGACAGTGCCGCCAGCTACCGCAGCAAATAA
- a CDS encoding TRAP transporter small permease: MQENKTQSPPQKSNPAQLLFEIFCAVIFLGMIGLVFYNAVLRKFFGSSFPPSEEWARFLFIYITFFGAIEAFIHHKHIAVDLLVNLLSGLTRKTVNILASAFSLLALGLLLYGGLINVQQTMDTRSVATGVNMALINGTLPLMAIAAILVELRSLWKIIRRPAALFHKGQG, from the coding sequence ATGCAAGAGAACAAAACCCAGTCTCCGCCGCAGAAGTCGAATCCGGCGCAGCTGCTGTTCGAGATTTTCTGCGCCGTCATCTTTCTGGGCATGATCGGGCTGGTGTTCTACAACGCCGTGCTGCGCAAATTTTTCGGATCGAGCTTCCCACCCAGTGAGGAGTGGGCTCGCTTCCTCTTCATCTACATCACCTTTTTCGGCGCAATCGAGGCCTTCATTCACCACAAGCACATTGCGGTCGACCTCCTGGTGAACCTGCTCTCCGGCCTCACGCGCAAGACCGTCAACATCCTGGCTTCGGCGTTCAGCCTGCTGGCCCTGGGGCTGCTGCTCTACGGCGGCCTGATCAATGTGCAGCAGACCATGGACACCAGATCCGTGGCCACGGGCGTCAACATGGCGCTGATCAACGGCACCCTGCCCCTCATGGCCATAGCCGCCATTCTGGTGGAACTGCGCTCGCTCTGGAAAATCATTCGCCGGCCCGCGGCCTTGTTTCACAAGGGACAGGGGTGA
- a CDS encoding TRAP transporter large permease produces MELLIFLGSLFFFMLLGVPLALVLVLCAIVLMWHSGMWDAMIIPGSMLDGANNYPLMAIPFFVFAGEIMAAGGLSKRVVQLAQLIIGRVRGGLGYAAVIASIIFAGLMGSSVGEAAALGGLLLPMMREVGYHPGRAGAVVASGAILGPIIPPSTNFILLGATISGLSITKLFMIGLMPGIMIGLALCIVWFFIVRHDGYNETIKFSAREAVRIVIDCTPAFLMPVLLLGGIRFGFFTPTEGGAFAAVYAILVCVFYYRELNLRELLRVSARAARTTSVVMLIVATATAVGWFITIARIPDQVTQLFTPLIDKPILLLLCINVFLFLIGMVMDLTPNVLIFAPVFYPLIQQAGINEYYFGLLFILNLGIGVITPPVGTVLYVVCSVGNIKFTDLVVKLIPFLLVEIGMLFLLLFFPKLSIVPMNWLMGGG; encoded by the coding sequence ATGGAACTCCTCATCTTCCTCGGGTCGCTGTTCTTTTTCATGCTGCTGGGCGTGCCGCTGGCCCTGGTCCTGGTCTTGTGCGCCATTGTGCTCATGTGGCATTCGGGCATGTGGGACGCCATGATCATTCCCGGCAGCATGCTGGACGGCGCCAACAACTACCCGCTCATGGCCATTCCCTTCTTCGTGTTCGCAGGCGAAATCATGGCAGCCGGCGGCCTGTCCAAGCGGGTGGTGCAACTGGCCCAGCTCATCATCGGCCGGGTGCGCGGCGGTCTGGGCTATGCGGCCGTCATTGCCAGCATCATCTTTGCCGGACTCATGGGCAGTTCGGTTGGCGAAGCCGCGGCCTTGGGCGGCCTCCTGCTCCCCATGATGCGGGAGGTGGGTTATCATCCCGGCCGGGCCGGCGCAGTGGTGGCCTCGGGCGCCATTCTTGGCCCCATCATCCCGCCCAGCACCAACTTCATCCTCCTGGGCGCCACAATCAGCGGCCTCTCCATTACCAAGCTCTTCATGATCGGCCTCATGCCCGGCATCATGATCGGCCTGGCCCTCTGCATAGTCTGGTTTTTCATTGTGCGCCACGACGGCTACAACGAGACCATCAAGTTCAGCGCCAGGGAGGCGGTACGCATCGTTATTGACTGCACCCCCGCCTTTTTGATGCCCGTGCTGCTGCTGGGCGGCATCCGCTTCGGCTTCTTTACCCCTACGGAGGGCGGCGCCTTTGCGGCGGTCTATGCGATTCTGGTCTGCGTGTTCTACTACCGGGAGCTGAACCTCCGCGAACTCCTGCGCGTGAGCGCCCGGGCGGCCCGCACCACCTCAGTGGTCATGCTGATTGTGGCCACGGCCACGGCAGTGGGTTGGTTCATCACCATAGCCCGGATTCCGGACCAGGTGACCCAGTTGTTCACGCCCCTGATCGACAAGCCGATTCTGCTGCTCCTGTGCATCAACGTCTTCCTGTTCCTGATCGGCATGGTCATGGACCTGACGCCCAATGTGCTCATCTTCGCGCCGGTCTTCTATCCGCTCATCCAGCAGGCCGGCATCAACGAGTACTACTTTGGCCTGCTCTTCATTCTGAATCTGGGCATCGGCGTTATCACCCCGCCAGTGGGCACGGTACTCTACGTGGTGTGCAGCGTGGGGAACATCAAGTTCACCGATCTGGTGGTCAAGCTCATACCCTTTCTGCTGGTGGAAATAGGGATGCTCTTCCTGCTGCTCTTCTTCCCGAAACTGTCCATCGTGCCCATGAACTGGCTCATGGGCGGCGGCTAA
- a CDS encoding branched-chain amino acid ABC transporter substrate-binding protein, with the protein MKKLTGLAALTLALCLAALGAFVQTGHANEAIRIGLMGPMTGSWASEGQEMKQVVELLAEQYNQAGGVLGRKIEILTEDDGSDPRTASLAANKLATRNIVAVIGTYGSSITEASQSIFDEAGIVQIANGSTAVRLSAKGMPNFFRTCPRDDDQGKMAASALKKLGAKKVAILHDNSSYAKGLAEESREHLQAAGVSVIFFDALTPGELDYNAILTKLKAADADFVFFTGYYPEAGLLLRQKKEMGWNVPFMGGDAVNNPALIETAGTAAAEGFYFVSPLLPANLDTPDAKSFVEAFTKKYGNAPKSIYPVLAGDGLRVLVEAFKQTGTTESAKVSAYLKSALKNYSGLTGPLAFSESGDRAGNVYRLYRVDARGLFVPEN; encoded by the coding sequence ATGAAGAAATTGACGGGCCTTGCGGCCCTGACTTTGGCGCTCTGTCTCGCCGCTCTGGGCGCTTTTGTCCAGACCGGTCATGCCAACGAGGCCATCCGCATCGGTCTCATGGGCCCGATGACCGGTTCCTGGGCCAGCGAAGGTCAGGAGATGAAGCAGGTGGTGGAGCTTTTGGCCGAGCAGTACAATCAGGCGGGCGGCGTTTTGGGCAGAAAAATCGAAATCCTCACCGAGGATGACGGCAGCGATCCCCGTACCGCGTCACTGGCCGCCAACAAACTCGCGACCCGCAACATTGTGGCCGTGATCGGCACCTATGGTTCCTCCATCACCGAGGCCTCCCAGAGCATCTTCGACGAGGCCGGCATCGTGCAGATTGCCAACGGCTCCACGGCCGTGCGCCTCTCCGCCAAGGGCATGCCCAACTTCTTCCGTACCTGCCCGCGGGATGACGACCAGGGTAAAATGGCGGCCAGCGCCCTGAAAAAGCTGGGCGCAAAAAAGGTGGCCATTCTCCATGACAATAGCTCCTACGCCAAGGGACTGGCCGAGGAAAGCCGGGAACACCTGCAGGCAGCAGGCGTGTCGGTCATCTTTTTCGACGCGCTGACGCCGGGCGAACTGGACTACAACGCCATCCTGACCAAACTCAAGGCCGCTGATGCGGACTTTGTCTTTTTCACCGGCTACTATCCGGAAGCCGGGCTGCTCCTGCGCCAGAAAAAGGAAATGGGCTGGAATGTGCCCTTCATGGGCGGCGATGCCGTGAACAATCCGGCGTTGATCGAAACCGCCGGCACTGCCGCTGCCGAGGGCTTCTACTTTGTCAGCCCGCTGCTGCCGGCCAATCTGGACACGCCGGATGCCAAAAGTTTTGTCGAGGCCTTTACGAAAAAGTACGGCAATGCGCCGAAATCCATCTATCCGGTGCTGGCGGGCGACGGCCTGCGCGTACTGGTCGAGGCCTTTAAACAGACAGGCACTACGGAGAGCGCAAAGGTGTCTGCCTATCTGAAATCTGCCCTGAAGAATTATTCCGGGCTGACCGGCCCGCTCGCCTTCAGCGAAAGCGGTGACCGGGCGGGTAATGTCTACCGGCTCTACAGGGTTGACGCCAGGGGCCTGTTTGTGCCCGAAAACTGA
- a CDS encoding branched-chain amino acid ABC transporter permease — translation MGSFLQHFADGFAASGGFEQLFQQLTGGLAVGGIYALVALGYTMVYGVLKLINFAHGDLFTIGAYLGLTLLGSLALGEHLGAFAGIAVLALMVMVLVGLIGIILERSAYRPLRTSPRLSAVVSALGASIFFQNAVMLIYGPGKFVFPQGLLPATPVQLFGFSVPLMRILILAASLLMMVALYLFVQKTRIGTAIRAAAIDQDAARLMGIDVNFVIMIVFFIGPALGGAAGLMVGLYYGQIGFTMGWIYGLKAFAAAIIGGIGNIPGAMLGGLLLGVIEALGAAYISFAWKDAIAFFVLILILIVRPTGILGERVAEKI, via the coding sequence ATGGGATCTTTTCTGCAGCACTTTGCCGACGGCTTCGCGGCCAGCGGCGGTTTTGAGCAGCTCTTTCAGCAACTGACCGGCGGTCTGGCGGTGGGCGGCATCTATGCCCTGGTGGCGCTGGGCTATACCATGGTCTACGGCGTACTGAAGCTGATCAACTTCGCGCACGGCGACCTCTTCACCATTGGCGCCTACCTGGGCCTGACCCTGCTGGGCTCCCTGGCTCTGGGCGAGCATCTGGGCGCCTTCGCGGGCATTGCCGTGCTGGCCCTCATGGTCATGGTGCTGGTCGGCCTGATCGGCATCATTCTGGAGCGCAGCGCCTACCGGCCCCTGCGCACCTCACCCAGGCTTTCCGCCGTGGTGTCGGCCCTGGGGGCCTCCATCTTTTTCCAGAATGCCGTCATGCTCATCTACGGGCCGGGCAAGTTCGTGTTTCCCCAGGGGCTTTTGCCCGCAACGCCGGTGCAGCTCTTTGGCTTTTCCGTGCCGCTCATGCGCATCCTCATCCTGGCCGCCTCCCTCCTGATGATGGTGGCGCTCTACCTGTTTGTGCAGAAGACCCGCATCGGCACGGCCATCCGGGCGGCAGCCATCGATCAGGACGCGGCCCGGCTCATGGGCATCGACGTTAACTTCGTCATCATGATCGTGTTCTTCATCGGCCCGGCCCTGGGCGGCGCGGCGGGATTGATGGTGGGGCTGTACTACGGCCAGATCGGTTTCACCATGGGCTGGATTTATGGCCTCAAGGCCTTTGCCGCGGCCATCATCGGCGGCATTGGCAATATCCCCGGCGCCATGCTGGGGGGGCTTTTGCTGGGGGTGATTGAGGCTCTGGGCGCGGCCTACATTTCCTTTGCCTGGAAAGACGCCATCGCCTTTTTCGTGTTGATTCTGATTCTGATTGTGCGGCCCACCGGGATTCTGGGTGAACGGGTGGCGGAAAAGATATGA
- a CDS encoding branched-chain amino acid ABC transporter permease, whose amino-acid sequence MKRLFGYLALFALLAAAPLLLNRFCADSRYWVDVLNSVGLYLVLALSLNIILGYAGMFNMGHAVFYAIGAYTTAILNTRFGVPVLATLPLAGCTAAVFALMTARPIIHLRGDYLLIVTIGMVEIVRIALMNDVFGLTGGANGIFGIERIRFFGFRLTKPVHYFYLIWAFAGLTVLLFSLLENSRFGRALRYLNADEVAAAGSGIDVAHYRLAAFVLGAGWAGMCGTLFAAKMTIISPQSFNYWESVLLFMIVILGGSGSIPGVILGAFLVAGLPELFRSFDNARQLVFGLALMIMMIVRPQGLLPPKTRRYQAAAPLTALAEKTP is encoded by the coding sequence ATGAAACGGCTCTTTGGATATCTCGCCCTTTTCGCGCTCCTGGCCGCCGCTCCGCTGCTCCTGAACCGGTTTTGCGCAGACAGCCGCTACTGGGTGGATGTGCTGAACAGCGTGGGCCTTTATCTCGTTTTGGCCCTCAGTCTGAACATCATCCTGGGCTATGCCGGCATGTTCAACATGGGCCATGCCGTGTTTTACGCCATCGGCGCCTACACGACAGCCATCCTGAACACCCGCTTCGGGGTGCCCGTCCTGGCCACCCTGCCGCTCGCAGGCTGCACTGCGGCCGTCTTCGCGCTGATGACGGCCCGGCCCATCATCCACCTCAGGGGCGATTATCTGCTGATTGTCACCATTGGCATGGTGGAAATCGTCCGCATTGCGCTGATGAACGACGTCTTCGGCCTGACCGGCGGGGCCAACGGCATTTTTGGCATTGAGCGCATCAGGTTCTTCGGCTTCAGGCTGACAAAACCCGTCCACTATTTTTACCTGATCTGGGCCTTTGCCGGGCTGACGGTCCTGCTCTTTTCCCTGCTGGAAAATTCCCGTTTTGGCCGCGCCCTCAGGTATCTCAACGCAGACGAGGTGGCGGCCGCAGGCAGCGGTATCGATGTGGCCCACTACAGGCTGGCCGCCTTTGTACTGGGCGCGGGCTGGGCCGGCATGTGCGGTACGCTCTTTGCCGCCAAGATGACCATCATCTCCCCGCAATCGTTCAACTACTGGGAATCGGTGCTGCTGTTCATGATCGTCATCCTGGGCGGTTCGGGCAGCATTCCCGGCGTGATTCTGGGCGCCTTTCTGGTGGCCGGCCTGCCGGAACTGTTCAGAAGTTTTGACAATGCCCGGCAGCTCGTCTTCGGCCTGGCGCTGATGATCATGATGATTGTACGACCCCAGGGGCTGTTGCCACCCAAAACGCGGCGCTACCAGGCGGCCGCGCCGCTCACGGCTCTGGCGGAGAAAACACCGTGA
- a CDS encoding ABC transporter ATP-binding protein, translating to MSLLALERISKRFGGLLAVDRVSFAVEEGRVVGLIGPNGAGKTTVFNLITGNLRPDAGTVFFRGQNLHGQAPHRIVALGIARTFQSIRLFQGMSVLENVLAGCHCRMQAGLFSSLFHTPGQRREERAALAEAQRVLAFVGLLAAANQVAGNLSYGKQRLLEIARALATRPSLLILDEPAGGMNEQETAELASLIARLRVQGLSILLIEHDMRLVMRSCDHLVVLEYGRKIAEGTPAEIRSNPKVIEAYLGADTDDDDAA from the coding sequence GTGAGCCTCCTCGCTCTCGAGCGCATCAGCAAGCGTTTTGGTGGACTGCTAGCCGTTGACCGGGTGAGTTTTGCCGTGGAAGAGGGCAGAGTGGTCGGCCTGATCGGCCCCAACGGGGCGGGCAAGACCACGGTTTTCAACCTGATTACCGGCAACCTCAGACCAGATGCGGGCACGGTCTTTTTCCGCGGCCAGAATCTGCATGGACAAGCACCCCACAGGATTGTGGCGCTGGGCATTGCCCGCACCTTCCAGAGCATCCGGCTCTTTCAGGGCATGAGTGTGCTGGAAAATGTGCTGGCCGGCTGTCACTGCCGCATGCAGGCCGGCCTGTTTTCGTCACTCTTCCATACCCCGGGCCAGCGCCGGGAGGAGCGGGCCGCCCTTGCCGAGGCCCAGCGCGTGCTGGCATTCGTGGGGCTTTTGGCGGCTGCGAACCAAGTGGCCGGAAACCTGTCCTACGGCAAGCAGCGGCTCCTGGAAATCGCCCGGGCACTGGCCACCCGGCCCAGTCTGCTCATCCTGGACGAGCCGGCAGGCGGCATGAACGAGCAGGAAACCGCCGAGCTGGCCAGCCTCATTGCCCGGCTGCGGGTACAGGGTCTGAGCATTCTGTTGATCGAGCATGACATGCGGCTCGTGATGCGTTCCTGCGACCATCTGGTGGTTTTGGAGTATGGCCGCAAGATTGCAGAGGGCACGCCCGCGGAAATTCGGAGCAACCCGAAAGTGATAGAGGCCTATCTGGGCGCGGATACGGACGATGACGACGCTGCTTGA
- a CDS encoding ABC transporter ATP-binding protein — protein sequence MTTLLEIRNLHVSYGNVEALHGIDLAVEAGEIVTILGANGAGKSTALHAVSGLLRPTGGEILFDGQPLHRLPAHRILRAGISQSPEGRRVFGTLTVRENINLGAYTVRDQALAAKNRKWIYELFPRLEERQHQLAGTLSGGEQQMLAIGRALMSRPRVLLLDEPSLGLAPLLVQAIFQTIREINAAGVTVLLVEQNARAALRLAHRGYVLELGHITVSGPADELLADPQVRDAYLGGA from the coding sequence ATGACGACGCTGCTTGAAATCAGGAACCTGCACGTGAGCTACGGCAATGTGGAGGCGCTGCACGGCATCGACCTGGCTGTGGAGGCCGGCGAGATCGTCACCATTCTGGGCGCAAACGGCGCAGGCAAATCCACCGCCCTGCATGCCGTGAGCGGGCTGCTCAGGCCCACAGGGGGCGAGATTCTCTTTGATGGCCAGCCGCTGCACCGGCTCCCGGCGCACCGCATTCTGCGGGCGGGCATCAGCCAGTCGCCGGAAGGACGCAGGGTCTTTGGCACCCTCACGGTACGGGAAAATATCAATCTGGGCGCATACACGGTGCGTGATCAGGCCCTGGCGGCGAAAAACAGAAAGTGGATTTACGAGCTTTTTCCGCGCCTGGAGGAGCGGCAGCACCAGCTCGCGGGCACGCTTTCCGGCGGCGAGCAGCAGATGCTGGCGATCGGCCGGGCCCTGATGAGCAGACCGCGCGTCTTGCTGCTGGACGAGCCGAGCCTGGGGCTGGCACCGCTTTTGGTGCAGGCCATCTTCCAGACCATCCGGGAAATCAATGCGGCCGGCGTGACCGTGCTGCTGGTGGAGCAGAACGCGCGGGCGGCGCTCCGGCTTGCGCACCGGGGCTATGTGCTGGAGCTTGGCCATATTACAGTTTCCGGGCCCGCAGACGAGCTGCTCGCCGATCCGCAGGTCAGGGACGCCTATCTGGGCGGGGCCTAG
- a CDS encoding SPFH domain-containing protein, with protein MAALLVVLVFIVLGALALFIVLAMCFRTVVETNEVHIVQSADKTVSYGKDTGNGNVYYEFPSWVPLFGVSKIVLPMSVFAIKINEYEAYDVGRLPFIVDVTAFFRIENSNLAAQRVRDINDLESQLTNIIQGSIRSILAKRELEEILAIRSALGDDFTEAVTTQLKNWGVAPVKNIELMDIKDRDGERVIHNIMEKKKSAIEKDSRVEVAENLKRAKIAEIEAQRETDIKEQEAHKLVGLKTVENEREVQISREQANQCINAQQKITQEKAMEVLQVQEVKKAEIKKQVEIVQAEQEQQKVEIDAEAKKNAKIKDAEANRANQILIAQGDREKQILNAQANKETQILVAQGAKESQFLAAEALLEMKNKESQGIQKIGEAEAEALRLKELAPISAQIELARAIGENGGYQGYLIAIRQLEACEVIGVEQAKAMSQADLKVIANGGSIGEGMNDIKDIISAKGGVQLGAMLEGLAQSDVGRKILGRVVERPQDRNGEK; from the coding sequence ATGGCAGCTTTGCTGGTGGTCTTGGTGTTCATAGTACTTGGCGCGCTGGCCCTTTTCATTGTCCTTGCCATGTGCTTCCGCACCGTGGTCGAGACCAATGAAGTGCATATTGTCCAAAGTGCGGATAAAACGGTTTCCTATGGCAAGGATACGGGAAACGGCAACGTCTATTATGAGTTTCCAAGCTGGGTTCCCCTGTTTGGCGTGAGTAAAATCGTTCTGCCCATGTCGGTCTTTGCCATAAAAATCAACGAATATGAAGCTTACGATGTTGGCCGCCTGCCCTTTATCGTTGATGTGACGGCTTTCTTCAGAATCGAGAATTCCAACCTGGCGGCGCAGCGGGTTCGGGATATCAATGATCTGGAAAGCCAGTTGACCAACATTATTCAGGGTTCCATTCGTTCCATTCTGGCCAAAAGGGAGCTGGAAGAAATTCTGGCCATTCGCTCAGCCCTTGGTGATGATTTCACTGAAGCCGTGACCACGCAACTGAAAAACTGGGGGGTGGCGCCGGTCAAAAATATCGAATTGATGGACATCAAGGATCGGGATGGGGAGAGAGTCATTCACAACATCATGGAGAAAAAGAAATCAGCCATTGAGAAGGACAGCAGGGTCGAGGTGGCTGAAAACCTGAAAAGGGCGAAAATCGCGGAAATAGAAGCACAACGGGAAACCGATATCAAGGAGCAGGAAGCCCATAAGCTCGTTGGTCTGAAAACCGTGGAAAATGAGCGGGAGGTGCAGATTTCCCGCGAGCAGGCCAATCAGTGCATTAATGCGCAGCAGAAGATTACGCAGGAAAAGGCCATGGAAGTCCTGCAGGTTCAGGAAGTGAAAAAGGCGGAAATCAAGAAGCAGGTGGAGATTGTCCAGGCAGAGCAGGAGCAGCAGAAGGTGGAGATCGATGCGGAAGCCAAGAAAAACGCCAAAATAAAAGACGCGGAAGCGAACCGGGCAAACCAGATCCTGATTGCGCAGGGCGACCGGGAAAAACAGATCCTGAATGCGCAGGCCAACAAGGAAACCCAGATTCTGGTGGCGCAGGGGGCGAAGGAAAGCCAGTTTTTGGCCGCCGAAGCGCTGCTGGAGATGAAAAACAAGGAGAGTCAGGGTATTCAGAAAATCGGCGAGGCGGAAGCCGAGGCCCTGCGCCTGAAGGAGCTGGCTCCCATCAGCGCGCAGATTGAACTGGCCAGGGCGATTGGCGAAAATGGCGGGTATCAGGGCTACCTGATTGCCATCAGGCAGCTCGAGGCCTGCGAGGTGATCGGGGTGGAGCAGGCCAAGGCCATGAGCCAGGCAGACCTGAAGGTCATTGCCAACGGCGGCAGCATCGGCGAGGGCATGAATGACATCAAGGACATTATCAGCGCCAAGGGGGGCGTGCAGCTCGGTGCCATGCTGGAAGGGCTGGCCCAGAGCGATGTTGGCAGGAAAATACTGGGCCGGGTCGTGGAGAGGCCGCAGGACCGGAACGGGGAAAAGTAA